One window of Longimicrobium sp. genomic DNA carries:
- a CDS encoding polynucleotide kinase-phosphatase, protein AHAGMKEEMQGRASGGVREFALYGDTSGEVDELGLPVRHDWARDYRGRASVVYGHTPVPAAEWVNGTINIDTGCVFGGSLTALRWPERELVSVPAARVYAEPARPFLPEPGAEPPVRDDVLELEDVRGKRIVETRLSRTVTIREENAAAALEVMSRFAANPRWLVYLPPTMSPSETSRAPGLLEHPAEAFAYFRREGVETVVCEEKHMGSRAVAVVCRDESVARRRFGVEGEGIGIVYTRTGRRFFDDAALEAAMLEIVRDGIGAAGLWDELATEWAVLDCELMPWSAKAQELVREQYAAVGAAARGGLGDAVAALRQAADRGAPVDPLLARYEARGRMVEDYVAAYRRYCWPVASLDDLRLAPFHLLATEGAVHVDRDHRWHMETITRIREAAGRLLYPTEYRIVGLADEAAEAAATAWWEEMTARGGEGMVVKPLQFVAQGPHRLVQPAVKCRGREYLRIIYGPEYAEPANLERLRVRGLGGKRSLALREFALGIEGLERFVRREPLRRVHECVFGVLALESEPVDPRL, encoded by the coding sequence GGCCCACGCGGGGATGAAGGAGGAGATGCAGGGGCGCGCGTCGGGCGGCGTGCGCGAGTTCGCGCTGTATGGCGACACGTCGGGCGAGGTGGACGAGCTCGGCCTGCCCGTGCGCCACGACTGGGCGCGCGACTACCGCGGCCGCGCGTCCGTGGTCTACGGCCACACGCCCGTCCCCGCCGCGGAGTGGGTGAACGGGACGATCAACATCGACACCGGGTGCGTGTTCGGCGGCAGCCTGACGGCGCTGCGCTGGCCCGAGCGCGAGCTGGTGTCGGTCCCCGCGGCGCGCGTGTACGCCGAGCCGGCGCGGCCCTTCCTCCCCGAGCCGGGCGCGGAGCCGCCGGTGCGCGACGACGTGCTGGAGCTGGAGGACGTGCGGGGGAAGCGCATCGTCGAGACGCGCCTGAGCCGCACCGTCACCATCCGCGAGGAGAACGCGGCCGCGGCGCTGGAGGTGATGAGCCGCTTCGCCGCGAATCCGCGCTGGCTGGTCTATCTCCCGCCGACGATGTCGCCGTCGGAGACGAGCCGCGCGCCGGGGCTGCTGGAGCACCCCGCCGAGGCGTTCGCCTACTTCCGCCGCGAGGGGGTGGAGACGGTGGTGTGCGAGGAGAAGCACATGGGCTCGCGCGCCGTCGCCGTGGTCTGCCGCGACGAGTCGGTGGCGCGGCGGCGATTCGGGGTGGAGGGGGAGGGGATCGGGATCGTGTACACCCGCACCGGCCGCCGCTTCTTCGACGACGCCGCGCTCGAGGCGGCGATGCTGGAGATCGTGCGCGACGGCATCGGCGCGGCGGGGCTGTGGGACGAGCTGGCGACGGAGTGGGCGGTGCTGGACTGCGAGCTGATGCCGTGGTCGGCCAAGGCGCAGGAGCTGGTGCGCGAGCAGTACGCCGCCGTCGGCGCGGCCGCGCGCGGCGGGCTGGGCGACGCGGTCGCCGCGCTGCGGCAGGCGGCGGATCGCGGCGCGCCGGTGGATCCACTACTGGCGCGCTACGAGGCGCGCGGACGGATGGTGGAGGACTACGTGGCCGCGTACCGCCGCTACTGCTGGCCGGTGGCGTCGCTCGACGACCTGCGGCTGGCGCCGTTCCATCTCCTGGCCACCGAGGGCGCGGTGCACGTGGACCGCGACCACCGCTGGCACATGGAGACGATCACCCGCATCCGCGAGGCGGCGGGGCGGCTGCTGTACCCGACGGAATACCGCATCGTCGGCCTCGCCGACGAGGCGGCCGAGGCGGCGGCCACGGCGTGGTGGGAGGAGATGACCGCGCGCGGCGGCGAGGGGATGGTGGTGAAGCCGCTGCAGTTCGTCGCGCAGGGGCCGCACCGCCTGGTGCAGCCGGCGGTGAAGTGCCGCGGGCGCGAGTACCTGCGCATCATCTACGGCCCGGAGTACGCCGAGCCCGCCAACCTCGAGCGGCTGCGCGTGCGCGGCCTGGGCGGCAAGCGCTCGCTCGCCCTGCGCGAGTTCGCGCTGGGGATCGAAGGCCTGGAGCGCTTCGTCCGCCGCGAGCCGCTGCGCCGCGTGCACGAGTGCGTGTTCGGCGTCCTCGCGCTCGAATCCGAGCCGGTGGATCCGCGGCTTTGA
- a CDS encoding DUF433 domain-containing protein has protein sequence MDTSKVVHSHPEIVSGEPVFVGTRVPVRNLLDWIEGGHTLDEFLDNFPSVQREQAIAFLEQAAEALLSGLAHAA, from the coding sequence ATGGACACCTCGAAGGTGGTCCACAGTCACCCTGAGATCGTGAGCGGTGAACCCGTGTTCGTGGGGACACGCGTACCCGTGCGTAACCTCCTCGATTGGATCGAGGGCGGGCACACACTGGACGAGTTCCTGGACAACTTCCCGTCCGTTCAGCGTGAGCAGGCTATCGCGTTTCTCGAGCAAGCCGCGGAGGCCCTGCTTTCGGGGCTCGCCCACGCCGCATGA
- a CDS encoding DUF5615 family PIN-like protein translates to MSDESRPRRQVLLDEMLPRLLARELPGHDVTTVAQRGWTGVLNGELLRRAEAAGIEVFVTADRKMEYQQRLAGRSFGVVVIVAGGTKLEDLRPLAEPLNETITHVLPGEILHVFRQ, encoded by the coding sequence ATGAGCGACGAGTCGCGGCCGCGCCGCCAGGTGCTGCTGGATGAGATGCTGCCCCGGCTGCTCGCCCGTGAGCTGCCGGGGCACGACGTGACGACCGTGGCCCAACGAGGATGGACCGGCGTTCTCAACGGCGAACTGTTGCGGAGGGCGGAGGCAGCAGGAATCGAAGTCTTCGTCACGGCGGATCGAAAGATGGAGTACCAGCAGCGGCTTGCCGGCCGGAGCTTCGGGGTCGTGGTGATTGTGGCCGGCGGCACGAAGCTCGAGGATTTGCGCCCGCTGGCCGAGCCGCTGAACGAGACCATCACCCACGTTCTTCCGGGAGAGATTCTTCACGTCTTCCGCCAGTAG